The genomic region TTTTCACTTCATAAGCTAAGGTGCCTGCTAATGAATGAATTAAAAAATCATCACCAACTTGCAAATCATCTAAATGAGTAAATAGCTCTGATTGAGGTAGTCCGCGATGCCCAGTTAAAGCAGCATGAGTACTACTCCCACCAATGGGTAAGGAACTTTTCTCTAACAATCCAATGCCGTTTTGAAGAATATAGTCGGTTGTTCCTTTATAGATAGGAATATCAATTTTTAATTTAGGGATTTCGATATGACCCAGTGTTTTCCCTAAACGCTTGTCTTTAGGAATATTCTCTTGATTAGCTTCCTTTTCAATTTCTTCAAAAGGATCCACATAAATGAACTCGTCTGCGGTTAAAGAATGATTATAAGCTTGTAATTTTTCCAGTTCTAACTCTTTTATTTGTTCATCCATATCTGCTTGTTGTCGTTTATAATCCAAGATAATT from Jeotgalibaca dankookensis harbors:
- a CDS encoding class C sortase — translated: MNRKRNRKKWVLAFIFTVGLAIFLYPNIGKIYAEYSQLQIILDYKRQQADMDEQIKELELEKLQAYNHSLTADEFIYVDPFEEIEKEANQENIPKDKRLGKTLGHIEIPKLKIDIPIYKGTTDYILQNGIGLLEKSSLPIGGSSTHAALTGHRGLPQSELFTHLDDLQVGDDFLIHSLAGTLAYEVKTIKTVLPHETETLKIVPGEDLVTLITCTPYMINTHRILVTGTRVPYVPTAEEKDEGNATTVASNNKMVIILIVLGLGVIIAIIIFIIRKKQKSAGEQP